From Pseudomonas sp. AN-1:
GCTCTAAAGATAAGTCTGAGGATGATTGGATTGAGGAAATTCAAAATCCAAAGCATAAACTGCTTGCGCGCATTCAGGCGTCGCAACTGGCTGCGGCAAATAAGAAGATTAAGGAATTTGTTCCGCCAGGGACTCGTATTGAGATTTTGGACTATCAAAGTGATAAGGGCGATGGAGGGGCGCTTAGTAGTCTCGAGAGGCGGGCTCTTGAATATATCGTCTCGGATGAGTTTCTGGATAAGTGGCGGTTTGCTGTTTCGGAGTTTGGTGAGATTGTCGATTCGTCAGGCTCCGTGGTTCTTAAGGCAGCTACCGTTGATGCTGTTAAAAAGGCTTTAAAGTACATGTAGGGTTTTTATGAGTGCGAACCTGATTACTCCTGAAGGTTATGAAGAGCTCAAAAGTGAGCTTGATTTTTTGTGGCGTGAGGAACGGCCTGCTGTAACGAGACTAGTTCAGTGGGCAGCAAGCTTGGGGGATCGGTCTGAAAATGCTGACTATCAGTATAATAAAAAGCGGCTTAGGGAAATTGATAGAAGGGTTAGGTATTTAAGGGGAAGGATTTCTGACCTGCGAGTTGTTGAGTATAGTGAGACACAGGAGGGAAAGGTCTTCTTTGGGGCTTGGGTTACCTTGGTTGGGGAGGAGGGAGAGTCTCTTTCGTTCAGGATTGTAGGGGTTGATGAGATATATGGGAAAAAGAACTATATATCGATAAACTCTCCAGTCGCTAGGGCATGTATTGGGAAGAGTGTGGGTGACGAGGTTTTTGTAATAACTCCAGATGCAACAAAATGCTGGGAGGTTGACTCGATCACCTATGAGGGGCGTCTCGAAAAATAGTGTTTAACGATTGGCTTTTCTGGTGTCGTGTTGAGAGATTTTGCTCGAAATTACCGTTGGGGGTGTGATCTTTTTCAGCCCCACTGGAACGCAGCACCAGCATGCTGAGCTGCGATCCAGCTTCCCACCTGCCTCCCGTGTCGGAGATACAGGGCTAGGTTCTGTACGAAAAGTACTGCCGTAGGCACCGCAGCGTGCAAGCCAGGGTGACCATTGCAGCAAAACTTCTTGCCAGCTTGTCGTAGCGAGTGCCGATCCTGCGGCTCTCCTTCAACCAGCCGAACATCCGCTCGATGATGTTGCGCTGCCGGTATTTGGGGCGGTCGAACAGCCTTGGCAGGCCGGGCTTGGGCTTGCGTTTCATGGTTCGCAGCGGAATCACAGGCTGCATCCGGTAACGGTCGCAGTACTGGCGCAAGTGCTCGGCATCGTAGCCCTTGTCTGCCAGCAACCAGCGGCAGCGCTTGCGAGGCCGGCCTGGCTTGCCAGGGATGCGAACCTGATCCAGGAGTGCCTGGGCATTCGAGATGTCGCTGGCCTGGCCCGGCGACAGCAAAAAGCGCAGAGGCACGCCGTTGGCATCGCAGACCATGTGGATCTTGGTGGTCAGGCCGCCTCGGCTACGCCCCAACGCATGGTCTACCGGTTCTTCTGGCCCCCCTTTTTCCCGGCGCCAGAAGAGGCTCGGGTTGCTCGCACCGCTGTGGAATCAATCATCCAGGTATCCAGATCGATCAGCCCTTCCTGATTCAGGCGAATGTGCAGGCGCTCAAGTACCTGGTCGAACGTGCCGTCATCCCGCCAGTCACGAAAGCGCTGATACACCGTCGACCATGGGCCGAACCGCTCTGGCAGGTCGCGCCAGGCGGCACCTGAGCACAGGATCCAGAAAATGCCGTTGAGCATCAGTCGGTCATCACTGCGAGGTCGCCCCATCTTCTGTTCGGGGGAAACCAAATCAGCGATCAGCTCCCAA
This genomic window contains:
- the gmtX gene encoding gamma-mobile-trio protein GmtX, which translates into the protein MSPEELLEKLKDSSSQKTCQTLDAIYQICVEQERRGLNEFSVATIARLGYKRGVPKAQSLRNATGEKYRALISSFEERNAAKSPRSKDKSEDDWIEEIQNPKHKLLARIQASQLAAANKKIKEFVPPGTRIEILDYQSDKGDGGALSSLERRALEYIVSDEFLDKWRFAVSEFGEIVDSSGSVVLKAATVDAVKKALKYM
- the greB gene encoding transcription elongation factor GreB gives rise to the protein MSANLITPEGYEELKSELDFLWREERPAVTRLVQWAASLGDRSENADYQYNKKRLREIDRRVRYLRGRISDLRVVEYSETQEGKVFFGAWVTLVGEEGESLSFRIVGVDEIYGKKNYISINSPVARACIGKSVGDEVFVITPDATKCWEVDSITYEGRLEK
- a CDS encoding IS5 family transposase (programmed frameshift), with protein sequence MAKRYELPDAAWELIADLVSPEQKMGRPRSDDRLMLNGIFWILCSGAAWRDLPERFGPWSTVYQRFRDWRDDGTFDQVLERLHIRLNQEGLIDLDTWMIDSTAVRATRASSGAGKKGGPEEPVDHALGRSRGGLTTKIHMVCDANGVPLRFLLSPGQASDISNAQALLDQVRIPGKPGRPRKRCRWLLADKGYDAEHLRQYCDRYRMQPVIPLRTMKRKPKPGLPRLFDRPKYRQRNIIERMFGWLKESRRIGTRYDKLARSFAAMVTLACTLRCLRQYFSYRT